The sequence below is a genomic window from Nostoc flagelliforme CCNUN1.
TTAACCAAACCGCATTGGTCTAGTCTTGACTCTGGATAGATGAAAATCTTGCCAGTTCAAGTATGGCTTTGATGTATAATTATTTGTCTACTACATAAGGTTAAATAAATATTTCTACAAGAAAGTTAAAGCTTGACCCCGTACTTGCGTATTTACCTGACCTTTGTCATAAACTATCTCACCGCCGACAATGGTGGTTGTAGCCCAGCCGGTGAGGTTCCAGCCTTCAAAGGGACTCCAACGGCATTTGGTTAACAGTTCTTCGCGCCGGACTGGACGGTATGTGTTTAAATCTACAAGCACTAAATCGGCATCGTAACCAGGCGCGATCGCTCCTTTATTCGGGATACCATAAGCCACAGCTACATTTTTTGACATCCAGTTAACAACTTGAGCAATAGTACACTTTCCCTCCATAGCCGCAGTTAACATCAAAGCTAAGGAAGTTTCCACCCCAGGCATTCCTGAAGGACTATTGGGGTATTCTTGAGCTTTTTCTTCTAAGGTATGCGGCGCATGATCTGTAGCGATGAAATCAATCACGCCATCGCGCAAAGCTTGCCAAAGAACTTCGTTATCGTGGGGCGATCGCAAAGGTGGATTCATCTGTGCTAAAGTGCCAATCTTCTCATAAGCACTGGTGTTCAACAACAAATGCTGTGGTGTCACTTCTGCTGTTACCCAACTAGGTTTCTCCTGACGCAGCAAATCTGCTTCTTCGGCTGTTGACATGTGCAAAATATGCAAACGACGTTGATATTTTTGAGAAAGTTTTAATGCCAGTTGGGTTGCCAGCATTGCCGCTTGATTATCTTGAATTTGCGAGTGAACGGCTGGATCGTGGATGTTGGCAAATTCTTGGCGGCGTTGGTTGATTCTAGCTTGGTCTTCGGCATGAACTGCAATCAAGCGATCGCCTTTAGCAAATATCGCCTCCAATGCTGTTTCGCCATCAACTAGCAACTGGCCATGCATCGACCCCATGAAAATCTTAATTCCCGGTGTTGGCTTTGCCGAAAGCAAATCTGGTAGATTCTCTGCTGTTGCCCCAATAAAAAACCCATAATTAACCAAAGACTTTTGTGAGGCACGTTCTAGCTTGTCGTCTAAAGCCTGCTGTGTGGTTGTCAGGGGGCGCGTATTGGGCATTTCTAAAAATGTTGTGACTCCACCTTTAGCACAGGCGCAACTGGCGGTAAATAAATCTTCCTTGTGTTCTAGTCCAGGTTCCCGGAAATGCACCTGCGGATCAATAACTCCTGGCAACAAAGTTAACCCTTCTGCGTCAATTTCATTGGCTAGTGCCGTTTGGGAGATTTCTGGGGCAACTTCGACTATTTGGCGATCGCGGATCAATACATCCCCAATCATCAGTTCACCATTGGGTAGAATTATGCGAGCGCGGCGAATCAGTAAAATTTGTGGAGATGACATAGGGTTAACTTTCTTCAGACAGGGAGCTATGTATTACAGACAACTATGCTTTTAGGTTAAACTTATTCGCGATCGGAGTAACCAATTTTTGCCGCGCGTTAAAAAAAAGTTTATTTTTAATTTATGAAGAACCCCGTCAAATCCACAATCTAAAATTGGTAGTCAAGATGGGAACATGACTAGGAAATTAAAATTTTCCCGTTAAGATTAACAGATAAAGTCTCACTAGGCAAGTTAATTACCTACATTTTTCCTTCCGTTAAGTAATTTCATGCAAAATAAAGTGTCTGATAACAACTCTAGTCAACAACCCGATAATTCTTGGATCGCAGAGCTAGGTAGAACAATTGTATTGAGCATTGTTCTAGCTCTGGGAATTCGTACCTTTGTTGCTGAAGCACGCTGGATTCCTTCTGGATCGATGGAACCGACTCTGCACGGTACGCCAAATCAGTGGGAGGCAGATAAAATCATTGTCGATAAGTTGAAGTATAAATTTGCTGACCCGCAGAGGGGAGATATTGTAGTATTTTCCCCTACCAAAGAGTTACAGAAAGAACAATACCAAGATGCTTTTATTAAACGTGTAATTGGCTTACCTGGAGAAAAAATACAACTTAAGGATGGCAAAGTCTATATCAACAACAAACCTCTCCCAGAAGCCAATTACCTCGGTTCTGGCCAGAGTACAGTTATTGATGTTTGCCAATCAGGGCCACAGCCACCTTTTTTGGCGCAACCCCAGACTATACCAGCCGGTTCATATTTAGTACTAGGTGATAATCGTAACAATAGTTACGATGGTCGCTGCTGGGGTGTTGTCCCCCGCGAGAATATTATTGGACGGGCTGTAGTTCGGTTCTGGCCTCTAGATCATGTTGGAGGAATAGATAAATCGCCAATATATCCATAATTAAGAATATTATTGACGCTCCCCTGGTTGAACAAGTAACGCGAGTGCTTACTTGCTCAGAAAACCAGGAGAGTCAGCCCCAACTCTTGGAGACGCTGTGTTTCGACTCCGCTCAACATAAATTCGCGTTCGGGGAAGGGACTGACTCCGCTCAGACTTTTCGTAAAATCTAAAATCCAAAATTGCTATGATGCCTTACCTAGCCAAGATTTTACTGTATCCAGTTAAGTCACTGGATGGTGTTGAAGTTGAAAACGCTAGAGTTCTTGCCAGTGGGGCACTACAGCATGACCGTGAGTTTGCCATTTTTGACGAACAGGATAGATTTGTCAATGGCAAGCGTCATGCTAAAATCAATTTAGTAAGGGCGCAATTTGCACTCTTAAATAGAACTATCTCGTTACAAATCCCAGGCGGCGACTCACAACAAATTTTTCATTTGGATTCGGAACGGCAAGGATTAGAAGCAATTTTGAGTGATTTTTTTGAGTTTGCTGTCACATTAAGGCAAAACTCTATCATGGGTTTTCCTGACGATACACACTCACCTGGCCCAACGGTAATTAGTACAGCAACATTGGCAGAAGTAGCTTCTTGGTTTCCCGGTTTAACTGTAGATGAAATACGCCGTCGGATGCGTGCCAACATT
It includes:
- the lepB gene encoding signal peptidase I → MQNKVSDNNSSQQPDNSWIAELGRTIVLSIVLALGIRTFVAEARWIPSGSMEPTLHGTPNQWEADKIIVDKLKYKFADPQRGDIVVFSPTKELQKEQYQDAFIKRVIGLPGEKIQLKDGKVYINNKPLPEANYLGSGQSTVIDVCQSGPQPPFLAQPQTIPAGSYLVLGDNRNNSYDGRCWGVVPRENIIGRAVVRFWPLDHVGGIDKSPIYP
- a CDS encoding MOSC domain-containing protein, with protein sequence MPYLAKILLYPVKSLDGVEVENARVLASGALQHDREFAIFDEQDRFVNGKRHAKINLVRAQFALLNRTISLQIPGGDSQQIFHLDSERQGLEAILSDFFEFAVTLRQNSIMGFPDDTHSPGPTVISTATLAEVASWFPGLTVDEIRRRMRANIEIDGVPAFWEDRLFSEQGDLVSFRVGDVDFFGVNPCQRCIVPTRDSYLGKAYPNFQKIFASQRQATLPNWVASSPFNHFYRLSVNTQLPPSSAGKILQIGDELDIIPQEN
- a CDS encoding dihydroorotase, translating into MSSPQILLIRRARIILPNGELMIGDVLIRDRQIVEVAPEISQTALANEIDAEGLTLLPGVIDPQVHFREPGLEHKEDLFTASCACAKGGVTTFLEMPNTRPLTTTQQALDDKLERASQKSLVNYGFFIGATAENLPDLLSAKPTPGIKIFMGSMHGQLLVDGETALEAIFAKGDRLIAVHAEDQARINQRRQEFANIHDPAVHSQIQDNQAAMLATQLALKLSQKYQRRLHILHMSTAEEADLLRQEKPSWVTAEVTPQHLLLNTSAYEKIGTLAQMNPPLRSPHDNEVLWQALRDGVIDFIATDHAPHTLEEKAQEYPNSPSGMPGVETSLALMLTAAMEGKCTIAQVVNWMSKNVAVAYGIPNKGAIAPGYDADLVLVDLNTYRPVRREELLTKCRWSPFEGWNLTGWATTTIVGGEIVYDKGQVNTQVRGQALTFL